A genome region from Alicyclobacillus acidocaldarius subsp. acidocaldarius DSM 446 includes the following:
- a CDS encoding NAD-dependent epimerase/dehydratase family protein, translated as MRVVITGGSGLLGPWVIREFLSAGYDVLNVDTRPPAEELCPTILADLTDLGDCYQVLQGADALVHLAALPRVGIRTDAATFALNTVSTYNVLEAAGSLGVRKAVITSSESSYGLVFAKHPFAPKYVPVDEDHPQLPQDAYGLSKVVNELTAETLYRHYGMQIVSFRLGNVIAPHMYRNFPDFIKKPEVRKNILWSYIDARDAAVAYRLAVEKDGLGCAKLNIAADWTSMDLTNGELLAACYPEVTDIRVDPNGYETLLANRKAKEMLGWQPMYHWRDEVAKL; from the coding sequence ATGCGCGTGGTCATCACCGGAGGAAGCGGCCTGTTGGGCCCATGGGTCATTCGCGAGTTTTTGAGCGCAGGCTACGACGTGTTGAACGTCGATACGCGCCCGCCCGCTGAGGAACTGTGTCCCACCATCCTCGCGGACCTCACGGACCTCGGAGACTGTTATCAGGTGCTTCAGGGCGCCGACGCCTTGGTCCATCTCGCCGCACTGCCGCGCGTCGGCATCCGCACGGATGCGGCCACCTTCGCGCTCAACACTGTCTCCACGTACAACGTGCTCGAGGCGGCGGGATCGCTCGGCGTCCGCAAGGCCGTCATCACGTCGAGCGAATCTTCGTATGGACTCGTGTTCGCCAAACATCCGTTTGCGCCGAAATATGTGCCTGTCGACGAGGACCATCCGCAGCTCCCCCAGGACGCCTACGGCCTGTCGAAGGTGGTCAACGAGCTGACGGCGGAGACGCTCTACCGGCACTACGGCATGCAGATTGTGTCGTTCCGGCTCGGGAACGTGATTGCGCCTCACATGTACAGAAACTTTCCTGACTTCATCAAAAAGCCGGAGGTGCGCAAGAACATCCTCTGGTCGTACATCGACGCGCGAGACGCCGCGGTGGCGTACAGGCTGGCCGTGGAGAAGGACGGCCTGGGGTGTGCCAAACTCAACATCGCCGCGGATTGGACCAGCATGGATCTGACGAACGGCGAACTTCTCGCGGCGTGCTATCCCGAGGTCACCGACATCCGCGTCGATCCGAACGGCTACGAGACGCTGCTCGCCAACCGGAAGGCAAAGGAGATGCTCGGCTGGCAGCCGATGTACCACTGGCGAGACGAAGTCGCGAAGCTCTGA
- a CDS encoding alpha-galactosidase: MPIIFHSDERLFHLMTPRSSYVFRVGHDGLLEHVYWGARLEDASDLVRLARACQRLDARPEHMRAIDIGSLRLEYPSFGTGDHRDPAYEVLQPSGSHASQLVYESHQIRPGKPPLPGLPAFYVESDFEADTLEISLVDPAISLRVILSYTAYRDFDLVCRHARLENAGTEPLVLRRALSASVDLDLREADFVQLSGAWIRERFIQRTPLSPGRHEIMSRSGASGHKHNPFFALAAPHTTEEGGEVRAFALVYSGNFLGACEMEPMRQNVRAQIGIHPSDFSWRLEPGERFVTPEAALVYSDEGWGGMSRTFHRAIRKRLCRGTYRDRVRPVLINNWEATYFHFDEEDLVEIAEQARDLGAEMFVLDDGWFGQRDDDHTSLGDWWPHPRKLPNGLRHLADRIHALGLRFGIWMEPEMVSPKSELYREHPDWCLHVADRPRSERRHQLMLDLTREDVRAFVVNAVSRVIEEGAVDYIKWDMNRPMTEVGSAALPPERQREVAHRYVLGLYEILETLTSRFPNVLFENCASGGGRFELGMLHYMPQTWTSDNTDAVSRLKIQHGTSLVYPPVAMGAHVSAVPNHQMGRVTPFALRAGVAMCGNFGFELDPRRLSDAERREARQAVERYKALRHLVQFGDFYRLLSPFDGPEAAWMFAVEDGSEALVAYFCTYPDPLDPPARVVLRGLRPEARYRCEALGESFRGDALMRHGLVIPRQVGDGQAVLIHLKQIGEGDRP; the protein is encoded by the coding sequence ATGCCCATCATCTTTCACTCGGATGAGCGCCTGTTTCACCTGATGACGCCGAGATCGAGCTACGTGTTTCGCGTCGGCCATGACGGCTTATTGGAACACGTCTACTGGGGCGCCAGGTTGGAAGACGCGTCGGACCTGGTCCGCCTGGCGCGCGCTTGCCAGCGGCTCGATGCGCGGCCGGAGCACATGCGCGCCATCGACATCGGCTCGCTTCGCCTCGAGTACCCCTCATTCGGGACGGGCGACCACCGCGATCCTGCCTACGAGGTCTTGCAGCCTTCGGGCAGCCACGCGTCCCAGCTCGTGTACGAATCCCACCAGATCCGACCTGGCAAGCCGCCGCTTCCGGGCCTGCCTGCGTTTTACGTCGAATCCGATTTCGAAGCGGACACGCTCGAGATTTCGCTGGTCGATCCGGCCATCTCGCTGCGCGTGATCCTCTCCTACACCGCCTACCGCGACTTCGATCTCGTCTGCCGCCACGCGCGCTTGGAGAATGCGGGTACCGAACCGCTCGTCCTGCGCCGGGCGCTCTCCGCATCTGTCGATCTCGACCTGCGGGAGGCGGACTTCGTCCAACTCTCCGGCGCCTGGATCCGCGAGCGGTTCATCCAACGGACGCCGCTTTCGCCTGGGCGGCATGAGATCATGAGCCGCTCCGGCGCGAGCGGTCACAAGCACAACCCGTTCTTCGCCCTCGCGGCGCCGCATACGACGGAGGAAGGCGGCGAGGTGCGCGCGTTCGCTCTCGTGTACAGCGGCAATTTTCTCGGCGCCTGCGAGATGGAGCCCATGCGGCAAAACGTGCGCGCGCAGATCGGCATCCACCCTTCCGATTTCTCCTGGCGCCTCGAACCCGGCGAGCGGTTTGTCACGCCCGAGGCGGCGCTCGTCTACTCGGACGAGGGATGGGGCGGTATGTCGCGCACGTTCCACCGCGCCATTCGAAAGAGGCTGTGCCGAGGGACCTATCGCGATCGCGTCCGCCCCGTGCTCATCAACAATTGGGAAGCGACGTACTTCCATTTCGACGAGGAAGATCTCGTCGAGATCGCAGAGCAAGCCCGCGATCTCGGCGCGGAGATGTTCGTCCTCGACGACGGCTGGTTCGGCCAGCGCGACGACGATCACACGTCGCTCGGCGACTGGTGGCCGCACCCGCGCAAACTGCCGAACGGGCTGCGCCATCTCGCCGATCGCATCCACGCGCTCGGGCTTCGCTTCGGCATCTGGATGGAGCCGGAGATGGTGTCGCCGAAGAGCGAGCTGTATCGTGAGCATCCGGATTGGTGCCTGCACGTGGCGGATCGGCCGAGATCGGAGCGAAGGCATCAGCTGATGCTCGACCTCACGCGCGAGGATGTGCGCGCCTTCGTGGTGAACGCGGTGTCGCGCGTGATCGAAGAAGGGGCCGTCGATTACATCAAGTGGGACATGAATCGGCCGATGACCGAGGTCGGATCGGCCGCGCTTCCGCCTGAGCGCCAGCGCGAGGTCGCGCACCGCTACGTGCTCGGGCTGTACGAGATCCTGGAGACGCTCACGAGCCGATTCCCGAACGTGCTATTTGAAAACTGCGCCTCGGGCGGGGGCAGGTTCGAACTCGGCATGCTCCACTACATGCCGCAGACGTGGACGAGCGACAACACGGACGCCGTCTCCCGGCTGAAGATCCAGCACGGCACGAGCCTCGTCTATCCGCCAGTCGCGATGGGCGCGCACGTGTCGGCCGTTCCAAACCACCAGATGGGGCGCGTCACGCCGTTCGCCCTCCGCGCCGGCGTCGCCATGTGCGGCAACTTCGGCTTCGAGCTCGATCCGCGGCGCCTTTCGGACGCGGAGCGGCGCGAGGCGCGTCAGGCGGTGGAGCGGTACAAAGCGCTTCGACACCTCGTGCAGTTCGGCGACTTCTACCGGCTGCTGTCCCCGTTTGACGGGCCCGAGGCGGCCTGGATGTTCGCTGTCGAGGATGGCAGCGAGGCGCTCGTCGCCTATTTCTGCACGTATCCGGATCCCTTGGATCCGCCGGCGCGCGTGGTCCTGCGCGGCCTGCGGCCCGAGGCGCGCTATAGGTGTGAGGCGCTCGGCGAGAGCTTCCGCGGCGACGCACTGATGCGCCACGGCCTCGTCATTCCGCGCCAGGTGGGCGACGGGCAGGCCGTGCTCATTCATCTCAAGCAAATCGGGGAAGGTGATCGCCCGTGA
- a CDS encoding Gfo/Idh/MocA family protein encodes MIRVGVMGCGVISEVYLKNLRSFGIPVAAVADLDAERAAARAEQFQVPALTPDELLAHPDVDLVLNLTVPKAHADIARQALARGKHVHTEKPLALQADDAKALVHLARSRGLRIGAAPDTFLGSHLQTARKLLDDGWIGEPIGATAFMMSHGPERWHPNPDFFYQAGGGPMFDMGPYYLTALVHLMGPVRRVAGTAQTTFSTRVVESPNRFGERIPVEIPTHVQALLEFERGATGVLVTTFDVWHSELPRIEIYGTEGTLAVPDPNNFGGTVRVRRRGADAWSPAPALFGFSENRRGLAVADMALAIRDGRPHRASGDLAMHVVEVMEAIHISAREARHVEIVSRPARPEPWPIGYDETALALDLQGERQRDPS; translated from the coding sequence GTGATTCGAGTCGGTGTGATGGGCTGTGGTGTGATCAGCGAGGTGTACCTGAAGAACCTTCGGTCATTCGGCATTCCCGTGGCCGCGGTGGCGGACCTCGACGCGGAGCGGGCCGCGGCGCGCGCCGAGCAGTTTCAGGTTCCGGCGCTCACGCCCGACGAACTCCTCGCGCATCCCGACGTCGATCTCGTCCTGAATCTCACGGTCCCGAAGGCGCACGCCGACATTGCGCGTCAGGCGCTGGCGCGAGGCAAACACGTGCACACCGAGAAACCGCTCGCGCTTCAAGCGGACGATGCAAAAGCGCTCGTCCATCTCGCCCGCTCTCGCGGGCTTCGCATCGGGGCCGCGCCAGACACCTTCCTCGGCAGTCACCTCCAGACCGCGCGGAAGCTCTTGGACGACGGCTGGATTGGCGAGCCCATTGGCGCGACAGCGTTCATGATGAGCCATGGGCCGGAGCGCTGGCATCCGAATCCGGACTTCTTCTACCAGGCCGGGGGCGGCCCGATGTTCGACATGGGCCCCTACTATCTCACGGCGCTCGTCCACCTGATGGGCCCTGTGCGCCGCGTCGCGGGCACGGCGCAGACCACCTTTTCGACGCGCGTGGTCGAATCACCAAATCGATTCGGTGAGCGCATCCCCGTGGAGATCCCGACGCACGTGCAGGCCCTGCTCGAGTTCGAGCGCGGGGCGACGGGCGTGCTCGTCACCACGTTCGACGTGTGGCACTCCGAATTGCCGCGCATCGAGATCTACGGCACCGAGGGGACGCTCGCTGTACCGGATCCCAACAATTTTGGCGGCACGGTGCGGGTGCGCCGCCGCGGCGCAGACGCGTGGTCGCCCGCGCCCGCGCTCTTCGGCTTTTCGGAGAACCGCCGCGGCCTCGCGGTGGCCGACATGGCGCTCGCCATCCGCGACGGCCGCCCGCACCGCGCGTCGGGCGATCTCGCCATGCACGTCGTCGAGGTCATGGAGGCCATCCACATCTCGGCGCGCGAGGCGCGGCACGTCGAAATTGTCTCGCGCCCCGCAAGGCCCGAGCCCTGGCCCATCGGCTACGACGAGACCGCTCTCGCGCTCGACCTGCAGGGCGAGAGGCAGCGGGATCCGTCATGA
- a CDS encoding sedoheptulokinase encodes MKALGVDLGTTSIAAVVYDTAASRVAWCQSRPHGAELRTDDPLASLQDAERMLALAERMVEMGLSEHADVAAIGVTGQMHGVVYLDAHLSPVSPLFTWQDRRGGQEAAPGETFAERLSRLTGCRVHIGYGLATHAYLAHHGLVPEGASWLATLPDAFAARLVGLSRPRAHASLAHSMGGFDLDQGAFVAGGLPEAGIDLSCLPEVVPDLHILGEHRGIPVAVALGDHQASFLGAVGVEEGGVLVNIGTGAQVSVCVRGRPELSPGAELRPFVGDLRLAVAATLAGGAAYALVAAFFDRVVRMHGLEPTRSTYDVLDEAIAAWRQSGGGPFPRVRPTFFGSRSSDEDGARVERWTAAGMAPEAFAWGVLSGVAEELHEGFCRLPPCGPDGPRALAGAGNALRVNRHLRDAVEAVFGRPVQLAPDPEEAAQGAARWAAMAVTA; translated from the coding sequence ATGAAGGCGCTCGGCGTCGATCTCGGCACGACTTCCATCGCCGCGGTCGTGTACGACACCGCGGCGAGTCGAGTGGCGTGGTGCCAGTCCCGGCCGCACGGCGCCGAGCTTCGGACGGACGATCCGCTCGCGTCGCTGCAGGACGCCGAGCGCATGCTGGCCCTCGCCGAGCGCATGGTGGAGATGGGGTTATCGGAGCATGCCGACGTGGCGGCCATCGGGGTCACCGGTCAGATGCACGGCGTGGTGTATCTGGACGCTCATCTCTCCCCGGTGAGCCCGCTCTTCACGTGGCAGGACCGGCGCGGGGGTCAAGAGGCGGCGCCGGGCGAGACGTTCGCCGAACGGCTGTCTCGACTCACGGGATGCCGGGTGCACATCGGCTATGGGCTTGCGACGCACGCCTATCTCGCGCATCACGGCCTCGTGCCCGAAGGCGCGTCGTGGCTCGCCACGCTGCCGGACGCGTTTGCGGCCCGCCTCGTCGGACTGTCGCGGCCGCGCGCACACGCGTCGCTCGCGCACAGCATGGGCGGGTTTGATCTGGATCAAGGCGCATTTGTGGCCGGAGGTCTGCCGGAGGCCGGGATCGACCTCTCGTGCCTGCCCGAGGTGGTGCCGGATCTTCACATCCTGGGCGAACACCGCGGCATTCCCGTCGCAGTGGCGCTCGGGGATCACCAGGCGAGTTTCCTCGGCGCGGTGGGCGTGGAAGAGGGCGGCGTGCTGGTGAACATCGGCACGGGCGCCCAGGTGTCGGTCTGCGTGCGGGGAAGGCCCGAGCTGTCGCCTGGCGCGGAATTGCGGCCGTTTGTGGGGGACCTGCGCCTCGCGGTCGCCGCGACGCTCGCGGGCGGAGCGGCGTACGCCCTCGTGGCCGCGTTTTTCGATCGCGTCGTCCGCATGCACGGGCTCGAGCCGACTCGTTCCACCTACGACGTTCTCGACGAGGCCATCGCGGCCTGGCGCCAATCGGGCGGCGGGCCGTTCCCGCGGGTGCGCCCGACCTTCTTTGGGTCGCGATCGAGCGATGAGGACGGCGCGCGGGTCGAACGATGGACCGCGGCAGGCATGGCGCCGGAGGCCTTCGCCTGGGGCGTGCTGTCAGGCGTGGCGGAAGAGCTGCACGAGGGCTTTTGCCGCCTTCCGCCGTGCGGGCCGGACGGCCCCCGCGCCCTCGCAGGCGCGGGCAACGCGCTGCGCGTCAACCGACACCTGCGAGACGCGGTGGAAGCGGTCTTCGGGCGGCCTGTGCAGCTCGCGCCTGATCCGGAAGAGGCGGCGCAGGGCGCCGCGCGCTGGGCGGCCATGGCCGTGACGGCGTGA
- a CDS encoding glycoside hydrolase family 113 has protein sequence MGRFESAFDLGFIRGMTFGFVGQHGTWATDEARASMRALAEQPFNWVTLAFAGLMEHPGDPAIAYGPPVTVSDDEIASMVDLAHDLGLKVCLKPTVNCRDGTWRGEIRFEKEDGPDLESWATWFRSYTDMMAHYARLAKRTGCEMFCVGCEMTTAEPHEGMWREAIARVRSEYDGLVTYNCNHGREEHVRFWDAVDLISSSAYYPIDRWRNRVPVLREVAEAQGKPLFFMEVGCPSRSGSGACPWDYRHPGAIDLDEQARFYEAMFAAMPDEPWFKGYMLWEWPWKLYPREAASEDGSYCIYGKPAAAVVARVFSAFADA, from the coding sequence ATGGGACGTTTCGAAAGCGCATTCGATCTCGGCTTCATCCGAGGCATGACGTTTGGCTTCGTCGGCCAGCACGGGACGTGGGCCACCGACGAGGCGCGTGCGTCGATGCGGGCGCTCGCCGAACAGCCGTTCAACTGGGTGACGCTCGCCTTCGCGGGCCTGATGGAGCACCCGGGCGATCCCGCCATCGCGTACGGGCCGCCAGTCACCGTGAGCGACGACGAGATCGCGTCGATGGTGGATCTCGCCCACGACCTCGGTCTCAAAGTGTGCCTGAAGCCGACCGTCAATTGTCGAGACGGGACGTGGAGAGGCGAGATCCGCTTCGAGAAGGAAGACGGCCCGGACCTCGAGTCCTGGGCGACGTGGTTCCGGTCCTACACCGACATGATGGCCCACTACGCGCGCCTGGCGAAGCGCACGGGTTGCGAGATGTTCTGCGTCGGCTGCGAGATGACGACCGCCGAGCCGCACGAGGGCATGTGGCGCGAGGCCATCGCGCGCGTGCGCAGCGAGTATGACGGCCTCGTGACGTACAACTGCAACCACGGGCGCGAGGAGCACGTGCGGTTTTGGGACGCGGTCGACCTCATCTCGTCGAGCGCCTACTACCCCATCGACCGGTGGCGAAATCGCGTGCCGGTGCTCCGCGAGGTCGCAGAGGCGCAGGGGAAGCCGCTTTTCTTCATGGAGGTGGGGTGTCCGAGCCGCTCCGGTTCCGGCGCCTGCCCGTGGGACTATCGGCACCCGGGCGCCATCGATCTCGACGAGCAGGCGCGGTTTTACGAAGCCATGTTCGCCGCCATGCCCGACGAGCCGTGGTTCAAGGGCTATATGTTGTGGGAATGGCCTTGGAAGCTGTATCCGCGCGAAGCGGCGTCCGAGGACGGAAGCTACTGCATCTATGGCAAGCCGGCAGCGGCGGTCGTGGCGCGGGTGTTCTCGGCGTTCGCGGATGCGTAA